In Brassica napus cultivar Da-Ae chromosome A3, Da-Ae, whole genome shotgun sequence, the sequence TTGGCTCTGGAGCAGCCTTTCTTCTAGGCCGTACGGTAAGTGTCTCAAACTTCTTATGTAATTAGAAGATTTGCAGACATATGCTATCTCTTTACTTACATGATGAATGTTCGTTCTTATGCAGATTGGAAAACCTTTTGTAGTTGCAAAACTGAAGGACTATCCTCAGTTTCAGTCGGTGGCTCTCGCTATTGAGAAATCCGGTTTCAAGGTGACAACTATTgcaatttttaatatcttttttacTGCGGACACTCTTGTTTTTGAAGCTTATGAATATGTAAAAACTGAATATAGATATGCTTGTTGCTCCGGCTTGCTCCACTTCTCCCCTTCAGCATGTTGAACTACCTCTTATCTGTAACGCCAATTACTCTAGGACCATACTTGCTTTCTTCTTGGTTAGGGATGATGGTAATCTTCATCTAATCCACCTCTCTCCATGCTAAATGTTTAATTGTGAGAGCAAAAGAATACAGGTTTGATGCATTGTTAATTTGGCAGCCAATAACTCTTGCGTTAGTGTATGTTGGAACAACTCTAAAAGACCTTTCTGATGTGACTCACAAGTGGAGCGAGTTATCTTTCGGTCACTGGGTAAGATCTGCACAAGTTTAACTTAAAGTACATTCTCACCTTCTTTTTCAATCTCTTTTCTGACCGGTCTTTGGCAATTTGCAGGCATCCTTGATTCTGAGCCTTGTAGTATCCGGTTAGTTGGACAGATCATTTTCACTATGATATAATCTTTATGAAACCTGCAGATAtttatgtttctttctttcatctTTTCTTCTTTGCAGTGATATTAATGGTGTGTGTTACTAAGGTGGCGCAGAACGCTCTAAGAAAAGCTTTAGCAGAGCACGGAGGGGACATGAACGGAGCGGTTGCAGCCTCACCTGAGCTGAACGATGTTGCTGATGTTCCGGCTGATTTAAATGAGCCGCTCTTGATAAAGATAGACTCTCAATCACATCAGGAACATGAAAATCAGAGAGCCATGAAAGAAGCTGCTGGTTAGATTAAGATTACTTTGTACAATAATCTTATCATCATTAACTTACAAACTACAGAACATAGGTTCTTCACTGGGCAGAAAGATCGGCTATTAATGCACATATAATAGGCTCATTTGGCTCAATATACATAGCAAGTTTCGAAATTGCATGACTGagcttattttttaataattggagAACTTGTAGCTCTAGCAAGGTGGAATGACTGATTTGGCCTCTAAACCATAAGTCTTATCCTATTCCCAACAAACCTGCAACCGGTTATActtgaattatatttaaatgttattttctgATTTCTGAATGAAAGAAACATGGTTTTGTATTTCATAATTAAACCGAAAGGTGGAAAACCAACATCTTCTGTTCCAGAGAAAACTCTTCCATTTCACTTCATCTACGATCATCAATAGAGATGAGCTCCCTTTacacaaacaaagaaaaatgaaCTCCAATATCAATGAAACCAGTTAtaaaattgttttagaaaaaatgaGCTATATTTAGAAACATAAGACAAAAAGAGCATAAAAGGAAGCTTGACGAATACATAAGAGTAAATGTACAAACCAAGTTAAATCAGGAAGGGGGCAAGAGACAATAAACAAGCTTAGCATCGATGACAGTTGAAAGAACACATAGAAAGTACATAAAGAGACATGGAGAGATCAAGTGATAGAAGCATAGAAGAGAGAGTACCAGCTTGATTGTGCTTGCAACAGCTTAGCATCGATGACCATGTTGTTTTTGTTGCTTGATTGTTCTGTATTGGGGAGGTGTAACTGGATAAGCCTAGCTTTGTAATCTCACCCGCAGAAGCTGAATCCGCCGCGAATCAACTCGGCGTCTCCGTCTTCCAGCTCCTCCCTTCGCTGGTCTATCCTGCAAAATCCTTCGCTCTACCACCAATCTCAAAATTCCACGTCGGAGCTATCGGGCTCGGATCATCGGGTCGGATCTTCTTAGGCGTCAATGTTGAGTCCCCAGGCCTCCTTCTCCACCACTCGATCCACGTCGAGCAGTTCCTCGTCACCAATCTCACGCTCAACGACGAGCGTCATCTCCGTCACTTCGCCGTCTCCGCCGCACCGTGGGAACATTGCCGTTAATTCCTCCAAGAGATCCGCGACGCGTCAGAGATCAAGCTCGTAATCATCGATCCGAACGCCACCGTAGATTCCGACACCGATTCGGACGGATTCCTCAGCCTCGGAAGCAGATTGCCGCACAGATTCGGTCCTGAGGATCTTCTCGATAAAGACTTTCCTCTCGTCCTCGAGCATCACGATAACAACCTCACGATCTCGGATCTCGATCCGATCTCCAACGGAAACACTGTGGAATTGAAACGTACGGCTCCAACGACAGAGAACAGATCGTAGGCGCCGTATTGTTTGTGTCCGTCCCTATCTCCGCGGTGTGTCAGACCCAAAACCTTTTGCAGCCGAAACTctagatattaatattttattctagTAGGTCTAGTTTCGTCATTATTGAAAAGTGAACAGGACCATCgccatctatactattaaagcagaatccctCTTAGGATTCTGCCCCTGccttttcaatatatttacaaCCAACTGCCACtgcctttttctttttaaaaaaatgaaaaacgtcAATGTTAATTGACCAATCAGAATGCTTTGTTTTTTATAGCCCATCAGACCTATTTAAGTCCACTGCCGAGTAAGCCCATGAATTTTTAAATCCAAACGGAAATTATTGTTCAGCCCATAGAATTCATCTTCATAATCAAGCCCTATACTATGAAAACGCCATcaaatcaactttttttttgtcaaaccctataccctgaaataaaaacactaaCCAAGATGAATATAACATATAGGTAAACAACAATgtaaatcaaaccaaaagagTAATGTACTAAGGTATATATTAACGTAACCAAGATGGTGAACACTTTAATCAAaccaaaactattaaaataaatatatttaaccaCAAGTTACTAAGGTATATTCCAAATctaataacaatattttatttaaaaattgatttaatttataaaacaattttaatttatatacatttttatatatagtttagatACCATATCTATTCATACTTTTTCAAATCATTCCCTAATTTTCGTAAGCAATTTGAGTAATGTACTCCTAAATTTTGGCaagtattaataatttaaacaaGATGCGCTTTAGCTACTTTCACGGTGGAAGTAAACGTATAACCAAAtatagaaaaagaagatatgCTTTATCTACATGGTTCAAAAAAATCAATCTATAATTATATTGCGTGTACAATACTCACATGATATCTTAGGTTTCAATTTGGCAACTGAATTTACTACTATTAACTAGAAAATCTCGCCAAGATTTAAAGTATTCCACAAGTTTTTCAAAAACCTAAACAACCCTCCCTATCCTCTCATCCTATTATAAATAACGACGCCCTAAACAAACTCATACCGTCAAACAAACAAATGGCTTCAAAAATGCACATCAAAACATCGAATTCTTCTAATGAAAAAGTCACCGGAATCAACGACGTGAAGCCATGGAACACCACTAAGATTGTTTATGTGAAGGTTCTACATTTTTGGaagcaaaacattaaactagGGGGAAACCATGGATCATCTTGGCTTATGAGAATGTAAGCAATCCTAACTTTTTCGTTAACGTTTTGATTTgcgtatttttttaattttatatattttatttgaacttGCGCTTGATGatgttaatattttaaatgtatttgTAACATGTACAAGGGGCATAAAATTCATTCAACCTGCAAAGAGACTTACATTGAGAGTAAATGAAAGCTTCTTCCGGTTGGAGTATGGCGGTTGGAGTATGGCGCAACATCCAAAAATTCCATGTTAGGCCTGCAGGAGGAGATTATAGCACAACATACCATCCCTACAAGATTGTATTTAATCCAAATACAGTCGTTAGTCGGTCCAATTTCATGAATGAtgaattgtattttaatttggTCGATTTTCAGAGAGTTTATCTCCAACACTTGATGAAATCTTAATTGGTAAATATATAAGCGATCGTGcatcaaaaatacatttatatacttGCTATTAATAATAACTTTtgcaatgtatttttttaacagatgtgctGGGCCAAGTGTACTGGGGGAACAAACGTAAAAAACTAGAGTTCACCCTAAGAGACATCAAGTAAAGTTTGCTGTCATTTAAAAACAATCCAAGAGATTATTTCGGTTGAAAAAAATTACACCTAACCGTGCTTTTTGACTTGCGCCATAGTGATTCAAGAATACCATGCTGCATTTGGGGCAACTTAACCGACATACTCCATTCTGCCTGCAACCAAGACGATGGAGTGGTTACTTTGCTTTTGAGGTTTGCTAAACCACTGAACCGTTGATGCGCAATAACATCCTACGAATTCAGCCAAATTATTTTAAGAGCTTATTtgcaaaataaccaaaaaaaaaaagaaaaattagattttgggagagagagtagagagagataggaagagaaagtagGAGAGAGGGAGGCATTTTGGTTAGTtagtatatttatgtttttttcatgtATATAGGGTGTAATTTCCCTTATTTTAACTTTCCCttctgttttttaattttttctaaaagTGAATGGTCACAATAGAATTTTGTCGGTACAAATTGTTTTTtccttgggccatttgggccggATTAAGTAATTTAGGCTGACAAAATGAAGCccaatttaaaatgttttctatttataaatataaattcatatTAAACCATAGCATTCTAATTGTTTTTTAGTAAGATTATTAAATTTTGGTATTTTCAAATATAAGTTTTACTTTCATGAAAAACTAAGATATGTATAATgaaaaactataattatattaaattttaaatataatagtttattaaTAAGTTAACTGTAAATAAAAAACctttacatatataaattctgcataattaaatttattaactaGAAGTATATAACTTTTTACTCCTTTCAAAAAATCAATTATTCTTTTGTAAAcctcaaaaatcaaatttaaaaaaaattgagatgaAACATTACAATTATAATTTGCtataaacaaacataaaatataggaaaaaatcttaaattttagaAGTATTTTATCTCTTTTAAATAGAATTCTAAAAGGAAAATGatcccgcgctttcaaagcgcgggtcaaaatctagtttcccTAATAAAATAAGTTAACGTAGCCATAGAATGCAAAAACCCCATATAATATATAGACATCTATTGGCTCTCGATTCTTGGTTTTTGTATAAGAAcatagattaataaaattattattgtcTTCGTAGTCGCAAAGGATCCAAAATCTATTGGGCCGTAACCATATAGATTTTTCAGTATGCCCGTATATAATAAACTAAGCTGAATCTAacatttgtaattttgtata encodes:
- the LOC106445864 gene encoding TVP38/TMEM64 family membrane protein slr0305-like, whose product is MALTWVSALRISVLLILVAAIVLAFYFLPVEQLLRDFLLWVEQDLGPWGPLALAVAYIPLTVLAVPASVLTIGGGYLFGLPIGFVADSVGATLGSGAAFLLGRTIGKPFVVAKLKDYPQFQSVALAIEKSGFKICLLLRLAPLLPFSMLNYLLSVTPITLGPYLLSSWLGMMPITLALVYVGTTLKDLSDVTHKWSELSFGHWASLILSLVVSVILMVCVTKVAQNALRKALAEHGGDMNGAVAASPELNDVADVPADLNEPLLIKIDSQSHQEHENQRAMKEAAG